The window AGGGGAGGAATGGATTGAAAAAATTGAAGCTTTAGCGGGAGAAAAAGTAGTAAGTTCCATTGTAGAAGCAGAGCCATTTGGTCCGAAAAATCCACTCGACTGCATGGTTATTGCACCGATGACGGGAAATTCAATAAGTAAATTTGCCAATGCTGCTACGGATAGTGCTGTTTTAATGGCAGCGAAGGCGACGTTACGAAACGGTTCACCTGTTGTTCTTGGTATTTCAACGAATGATGCTCTTGGATTAAACGGGATGAATTTAATGAAATTAATGAATGCAAAAAACATTTATTTTATTCCATTTGGCCAGGATGATCCGATTTTGAAACCGACGTCGCTAATAGCGGATTTCACAAAAATGCTCGAAACTGTGGAGTATTCGCTCGCTCATAAAAAACAGGTTCAGCCAATATTTATACAATTTTTTAAATAATCAAATAAACTCACACAATTGAAATTATTTATGATACAATATCCAACATTATGTATCTAGTTTAATTTAGGAGAGATGAGAAATGACAAAACAATTAACAGTTGCAGTAGTTGGAGCAACAGGGGCAGTAGGTTCAAAAATGATGGAGAAACTTATTGAGCGTAAGTTTCCGATTAAACATATAAAGTTTTTAGCTTCAGCACGTTCGGCAGGGAAGTCTATCGAATTTAATGGCCAGACGTATACAATTGAAGAAGCAACACCAGAAAGCTTTGAAGGTGTGAATGTTGCTTTATTCTCAGCAGGTGGTTCCGTTTCAGAAAAACTTGCGCCAGAAGCAGCGAAACGAGGGGCAATTGTAATAGACAATACGAGTCATTTCCGCATGGATCCAGAAGTGCCGCTAGTCGTGCCAGAAGTAAATCGCCATGTGCTAAAAAATATTCCAAAAGGGATTATTGCCAACCCGAACTGTTCAACAATTCAAATGGTAGCAGCACTTCAACCGATCCGTGAAAAATTTGGTTTAACAAAAGTAATCGTTTCAACTTATCAAGCAGTATCAGGCTCTGGAATTGCAGCAATTGATGAGTTACGTGAACAAAGTGCGCAGTGGGAAGCTGGTAAAAATGTGGAAGCGAACGTTCTTCCCGTTAAATCAGATGTAAAACATTATCCAATTGCACGTAATGTTATCCCACAAATTGATAAGTTCACGAATAACGGATTTACATATGAAGAAATGAAAATGATTAATGAAACGAAAAAAATTATGGAAGCACCAGAATTGAGTGTCGCAGCAACTTGTGTGCGTGTTCCTGTCGTATCTGGTCACTCAGAATCGGTTTATATCGAGTTAGAACAGGAAGCGACTGTGCAAGACATTTTTGCGGCATTACAAGACGCACCAGGCATTGTTTTACAAGATGATATTACGCAACAATTGTATCCTATGCCTCTTTATGCTGAAAATGAAGATCCAACTTTTGTAGGTAGAATTCGCCAAGATTTAGATAATAAAAAAGGCTTCCACCTATGGATTGTTGCAGACAACTTATTGAAGGGTGCGGCATTAAATTCTATTCAAATAGCTGAAGCAATGTTAGAGGATAACTTACTATAAGAGGGGTGTATTTTACATGGATTTTGGTCGTATCGGAACGGCTATGATTACGCCGTTCACGAAAGATGGCGCCATCAATTATAAAGAGTTAGAACGCATTATTAATTTTTTAATAGAGAACGGAACCGATGCCATTGTTGCTTGCGGTACAACTTCTGAAAATCCGACGATGTCTACGGAAGAAAAGATTGAAGTTGTTCGTTTTACAGTAGAAAAAGTGGCAGGGCGTGTGCCAGTCATTGCGGGTACAGGAGATAATGAGACGGCCTATTCAATCGCCATGACGCATAGAGCAGAAGAGAATGGCGCAGATGGAATCATGCTCGTAACACCATATTACAATAAGCCAAATCAACGCGGCATGCATGCTCACTTTGAGACAATCGCTAAGGAAACGGCACTCCCAATCATGCTTTATAATGTACCAGGACGTACGGGTGCCAATATTTTAGCGGAAACAACGATCGCCTTAAGCAAGGATGTTGAAAATATTGTTTGCATTAAAGAAGCGAGCGGTAATTTAGATCAAATGGGCGATATTATTGAAAATGTAAATTCAGATTTCTACGTGTATTCAGGTGATGATGGTTTAACATTACCATTACTTGCAATTGGTGGTCGTGGGGTTATTTCAGTCGCTTCGCATGTTGTTGGTAATGATATGCAACAAATGATTCGTGCATTTGAGCAAGGTCGACATGAAGAAGCGGCACAAATTCACCGTGCATTATTGCCTTTAGTGCGCGCGTTATTTGCACAACCAAACCCATCGCCAATCAAATATGCAATGACAAAGCTTGGTTTTGATACATTAGATGTACGCCTACCTATGATGGAAATGCTACCAGAAGAAAAAGCAGCATTCGATCAAATTTGGGATACGTATCAATTAAAAGCAAAAGAATTCCGTGCTTTACACCAAAAAAAATAAACTAAAAGAACAAAAAATGGCGTTTTGACAATATGTCGAAATGCCGTTTTTTTTTATTAAAGCATATTATCGCTCTTCATTTAAAGACTTGTTTAATAAAATACCCAAAAGTATCAAATGAGAAAAAGAGGTTGGAAAGGAATGACGAAATTACATTCAATTAGAAATTCACTTTTTTTTATTTGTGCTCTCGTCATTCTCACCGTATAATGAAATTTAAGTGGTTGCTGTTCGGAACAATTTAGGAGGAAAAAAAAGTGACAAAAAATAAAAATGAACTAATCCGTGTCATTCCGTTAGGCGGAGTTGGCGAAATCGGAAAATCTATGTATGTAATTGAAATAGACGAAGAGCTTTTCGTAGTAGACAGTGGGCTAATGTTCCCAGAGGACGAAATGCTCGGTATTGATATTGTCATTCCAGATATTACGTATTTAGAAGAAAACAAAGATCGTGTAAAAGGAATCTTCTTAACACATGGACATGAAGATGCAATTGGCTCGATTGCCTATGTATTGAAAAAAGTGAAGGCACCTGTATACGGCTCAAAGCTAACGATTGCCTTAGCAAAAGAACATTTAAAAGAATTACCTGTACCTTATCAAGTAAAATTCTTTGAAGTAACAAGTAATAGCCGCATGAACTTCGTTACAACACATGTAACGTTCTTCCATACGACACATAGTATCCCGGATTCTTTAGGGATTGTATTCCACACGTCTGAAGGGGCAATTGTTCATACGGGAGAATTTAAATTTGATCAATCAGCAACAGGTAAATTTAAACCGAATTTAGCGAAAATGGCGATGCTTGGTGAAGAAGGCGTATTGATGCTTCTATCTGAATCGATTGAGGCAGAACGTCCAGGTCATACAACGAGTGAATCGGTTATTGCAGAGGAACTACAAAAAACGTTCCATTCCGCACCGGGTCGTATTATCGTTGCACTATATGCATCAAACTTTATTCGTATTCAGCAAGTATTTAGTCAAGCAGCCAAATCTTATCGTAAAGTGGCGGTTGTCGGAAAGTCTTTAGAAAAAATTGTTGATATCGGTGTAAACCTTGGCTATTTAGAAGTGGACGAGGATACATTAGTACCTGTCAATGAAATTCATAAATATCAAGATGATGAAATTATTATTATGGCAACGGGTAATAAAGGTGAACCACTTGATGCACTAGATAAAATTGTGCGAAAACACCACCGTGATGTCAAAATTAAAAATACCGATACAGTATTAATTACATTTACACCATCTCCAAGCATGGAAGTGCAAATGTATAATACAATGAACCAACTAGCTAAAGCTGGTGCAACAGTGATGACTTCTAACAAGAAAGTTCACGTTTCAGGTCATGGCAGTGCGGAAGACTTAAAGTTAATGTTAAACTTTATGAAACCAAAGTATTTTGTACCAATCCAAGGTGAGTACCGCATGTTAATTGCCCACTCTAAACTTGCACAACAGGTCGGCTTACAAAAATCACAAATTTTTATCGCAGACAAAGGTGATATTGTCGAATATAAAAACGGTAAAGTACGTATGACAGGACGTGTACAAGCTGGTAACGTCTTAATTGATGGAATCGGTGTAGGGGACGTAGGAAATATTGTATTACGTGACCGAAAATTATTATCACAAGATGGTATTTTTATCGTTGTCGTGACGTTAAACCGTGCACAGAAGAAGATTGCATCTGGCCCAGAAATTTTATCACGTGGTTTCGTTTACGTTCGTGAATCAGAGCAACTAATGGAAGAATCAGCAGATATCGCGCGTGAAGTTATAGAAAAATATGTTGGAAAAGATACGTTCGAATGGACAAATATTAAACAAGAAATTCGTGACTCATTAAACCAATATTTATTCCAAAAAACAAAGCGTCGACCAATGATTATTCCGATTATTATGGAATATTAACATTGAAAATAAAAGGGTTTTCTTGCCGGATGGTGTAGGAAATCCTTTTTTTCTCTAAATTAATGAAATGAATGCCTGTACGATGCAGGTTCGTTAGCCTAAATGAGCGTAAACTAAAGTTTGAACGCAATATTCGTGGAGGCTTAATTGATATAAAGAAGGTGAATCACTCGTTGAAACGTAAAACTAAAAATACAAAAGCAAAATCAAAGACACAACCAAAAACAAAGGCAACAAGTCAAGATAAAGAGCTTCATCCGCTTGCCTACGAAATCATTGGTTTACTTTTAATTGCCTTTGCTATTATCGAATTTTTTGAATTTGGAATCATAGGGAGATGGACATTTTCCATTGCTGTCTTTTTCTTTGGGAACTTACATTTTATTGTGCCAGTCCTTTGCTTTTTAATTGCAGGGATGCTAATGGTACGTAGAAGAGGAGTTGCCTTTAATAATCGCATTGTCTCCGGTGTTTTATTTGTCGGGGCAAGCTTAACCATTTTCAGCCATAGTATGCTATTCGAACAACTATATGCAGCCAATTCTTTAATTTCTAATTCTGTCTTAAAGGAAACATGGCGGATTTTAATTAGTACAGAGGGCATAGCCAATCGAAGTCATGCATTAGGTGGCGGAATGATTGGTGGACTTCTATTTAGTATGTTACACGTTTTATTTGATGCCGCTGGGGCGAAAATAGCAGCAACAGTCATTTTTGCGATTGGGATTATATTAATTACGGGAAAGGCTTTTGTCCCTTTATTAATAGAAAAGGCACCTAAATTAAAGGGAAAGCTACAGAGAAACAATCGGAATTCAAGATCAAGGACGGTGCAGGAAAATCGTTCACGGCGCACACAAGAGCAACACTTAGCAGAGGAAGCCGCTGCTGAGGAACATGTCGTAATTATGAATTCGCCTATACAAGAAGAGCCAGTTATTTCGAACTTTGTGGAACACATAAGAAATGAACAAATGAAAGAACCAAAAACCGAGGAAGAGAGCGTATCTCTTGAAGAAGTGAATTTGCCAAACTCTGCTTTAGAGCAGTCGTATATACTACCATCTATCACGTTGTTAAATGCGCCACCAGAACAAGATCAAAGCGGCGAATATTCGGTTATTCAGCAAAATGCAAAAAAATTAGAGCAAACATTTTCAAGTTTTGGTGTTAAGGCAAAAGTAACGCAAGTTCATTTAGGTCCTGCAGTGACAAAATACGAAATCATGCCAGATACAGGTGTGAAAGTAAGTAAAATTGTTAGCCTACAAGATGATTTAGCCCTTGCGTTAGCAGCGAAGGATATTCGAATTGAGGCGCCTATTCCAGGAAAATCCGCTGTTGGGATAGAAGTGCCAAATAGCGAAGTAGCAATGGTGACATTACGTGAAGTAATCGAGGCAAAGGAACAGTACAAACTCGATTCAAAATTGTTAGTGAGTTTAGGGCGAGATGTGACAGGGCAAGCAATTACAGCCGAATTAAATAAAATGCCTCATCTACTCGTTGCAGGTTCAACTGGTAGTGGGAAAAGTGTTTGTATTAATGGCATTATTGTTTCGATTATTATGCGAGCGACACCTACTGAAGTACGCATGATGATGATTGATCCGAAAATGGTGGAATTAAGTGTTTATAATGGAATTCCCCATTTATTAGCACCTGTCGTAACGGATGCACGAAAAGCAGCCCAAGCGTTACAGAAAGTAGTTGCAGAAATGGAACGACGATATGATTTATTTTCAATGTCGGGCACAAGGAATATAGAGGGCTATAATGAGCATATAAATCACTGTAATGAACAAGCAATTGAGCACCAACCGAAATTGCCATACATTGTCGTCATTGTCGATGAGTTGGCAGATTTGATGATGGTTGCATCAAATGAGGTAGAGGATGCGATAACACGTCTCGCTCAAATGGCACGTGCAGCGGGGATTCATTTAATTATTGCGACACAACGTCCTTCTGTGGATGTCATTACGGGCATTATTAAAGCAAATATTCCATCGCGCATTGCCTTTGCTGTATCTTCAGCAGTCGATTCGCGTACCATTTTGGACATGGGAGGTGCAGAGCGCTTACTCGGGCGTGGGGACATGCTTTATTTACCAGCAGGTGCATCGAAACCTACACGTGTTCAGGGAGCTTTTGTAAGTGATAAAGAAGTAGGTCATGTCATTGATAGTGTCATCCAGCAACAAAAGGCCCAATACGAAGAGGCAATGATTCCAACGGATGAACCTGTTCGAAATGAACTTGATGAAACGGACGAGTTATTCGATGATGCGGTAAGACTTATTTATGAAATGCAAACCGCATCTGTATCAATGTTACAGCGCAAATTCCGTATCGGATATTCCCGCGCGGCAAGGATAATAGATCAAATGGAACAACGGGGAATTGTTGGACCACCAGAAGGCAGTAAACCAAGACAAGTATTAGGAAACCGCTCATAAAAGTCTATTAATTCGAAAGTGCCATAATAATCAAATTATCAATATTTACATACAAATTTCAAATAAATTTACTAAAAATGAAATATTGTATGTCACATTACGATAAAAGTGTTTTCTTTTATTAGTGAAAATGTTATATTAATCACGAATTAGTAGGAATGTTGTACATCAGATGTCTGATCTCTATGTTATGGTGGTGATACAAAATGACAATTAAAGCGGATCATCGTCATTTGTATTTACAAGTGATTGACCGATTAAAGTCAGATATCGATAAAGAGATTTATCGTGAAAATGAAAAACTGCCATCTGAATTTGAACTTTCAAAAACACTTGGTGTTAGTCGTGCAACGCTACGAGAAGCGCTTCGACTATTGGAAGAAGAAAACATTATTGTAAGACGCCACGGTGTAGGGACATTTGTAAATCCGAAGCCACTTTTCACATCTGGCATTGAACATTTATCGAGTATTTCTTCGATGATTGAAAATGCTGGTATGGTTCCAGGCACAATTTTTATGAGTGCGCAGGAAGAAAATGTGACCGAGGAAGATATCGAACGATTCCAGGCAGACATTGATGACAATGTAATCACGATTGAACGTGTTAGAACGGCAGATGGCGAGCCAGTCGTGTATTGTGTCGATCGTGTTCTTGCAAGCTTATTACCATCAGAATTTATAAAGAACCAAACCGTTTCAATTTTTTCAGCACTTGAACAAACAGGAAATATTCGTGTTGCCTATGCTGTAACGTATATTGACCCTGTTGGTTACCATGAGTTGGTCTCACCTATTTTGAAATGTGGACCAGAATCAGCGTTGCTTGTTTTGAAACAACTTCATTACGACGAGAATGATCGCGTCGTACTTTATTCAAAAAATTATTTTAGAGCTGATAAATTCAGCTTCCATGTAGTGCGTAAAAGGGTGTAGAACAAGTAATTCAACTTATTTAATTCCTGCTAATTACAAATACCTTTGAGGGGGACTCATTAATGAAAAAGCGTAAATTAGGTTTATTAATCTCATCAGTAGTAGCAACAGGTGCTATTTTAGCGGCATGTGGTAGCGGCGAGGACAAAGAAAAAGATACTTCAAACAACAATTCAGGTTCTGATGCAAACACAGAAGAAGCTGGTGACGCATTTACAGTAGCAATGGTAACTGACGTTGGTGGCGTAGATGATAAATCATTTAACCAATCAGCTTGGGAAGGTATTAAAGATTTCGGAGCTGAAAATAAGCTAACTGAAAAAGAAGGCTATGATTACTTACAATCAAACACGGATGCAGATTACAACACAAACTTAAACAACTTATTACGTCGTGACTTCGATTTAGTATTCGGTGTTGGTTTCATGATGGGTGACGCAATTGGTGAAGTAGCAGCTGAAAATCCAAAAGCAAAGTTAGCATTAATCGATGCTGAAGTAGAGGCTGAAAACGTAGCAAACATTATGTTTAAAGAGCAAGAAGGTGCTTTCTTAGCGGGTGTTGTTGCTGCTTCAATGTCTGAAACTGGTAAAGTAGGTTTCGTAGGTGGCGTAAACATTCCAGTAATTAACCGCTTCGAAGCAGGTTTTGTTGAAGGTGCTAAAGCAGTAAATCCAGATATCGTAATTGAAAGCAAATATACAGAAGCATTTGATGACGCATCTAAAGGTAAAATTACTGCAAACGCAATGTACTCTTCAGGCGTAGATATTATTTTCCACGCGGCTGGTGCAACGGGTAACGGTGTATTCTCTGAAGCAAAAGAGCGTAAAGCAAAAGATCCGAATGCAAACGTATGGGTAATCGGTGTAGATGCTGACCAATACGAAGAAGGTAAAGTGGATGACAAAACAAATATTACTTTAACTTCGATGTTAAAAGGTGTTAACAAAGCGGTAGTGGATATTTCTAACAAAGCAAAAGAAGGCAAATTCCCTGGTGGTACAACAACTGTTTACGGTTTAGCTGAAGACGGTGTTGGCTTAGCAGATTCTCGTGGAGCTATTCCACAAGACGTATTAGATAAAGTAGAAGAATATAAACAAAAAATCGCTTCTGGTGAAATTACTGTTTCTGAATCAGTTAAATAA is drawn from Solibacillus sp. R5-41 and contains these coding sequences:
- a CDS encoding dipicolinate synthase subunit B; amino-acid sequence: MLEGKRIGLGITASHCTYEEVVPKIQQFRDAGATVVPIITPSVLHAATRFGTGEEWIEKIEALAGEKVVSSIVEAEPFGPKNPLDCMVIAPMTGNSISKFANAATDSAVLMAAKATLRNGSPVVLGISTNDALGLNGMNLMKLMNAKNIYFIPFGQDDPILKPTSLIADFTKMLETVEYSLAHKKQVQPIFIQFFK
- a CDS encoding aspartate-semialdehyde dehydrogenase; its protein translation is MTKQLTVAVVGATGAVGSKMMEKLIERKFPIKHIKFLASARSAGKSIEFNGQTYTIEEATPESFEGVNVALFSAGGSVSEKLAPEAAKRGAIVIDNTSHFRMDPEVPLVVPEVNRHVLKNIPKGIIANPNCSTIQMVAALQPIREKFGLTKVIVSTYQAVSGSGIAAIDELREQSAQWEAGKNVEANVLPVKSDVKHYPIARNVIPQIDKFTNNGFTYEEMKMINETKKIMEAPELSVAATCVRVPVVSGHSESVYIELEQEATVQDIFAALQDAPGIVLQDDITQQLYPMPLYAENEDPTFVGRIRQDLDNKKGFHLWIVADNLLKGAALNSIQIAEAMLEDNLL
- the dapA gene encoding 4-hydroxy-tetrahydrodipicolinate synthase, yielding MDFGRIGTAMITPFTKDGAINYKELERIINFLIENGTDAIVACGTTSENPTMSTEEKIEVVRFTVEKVAGRVPVIAGTGDNETAYSIAMTHRAEENGADGIMLVTPYYNKPNQRGMHAHFETIAKETALPIMLYNVPGRTGANILAETTIALSKDVENIVCIKEASGNLDQMGDIIENVNSDFYVYSGDDGLTLPLLAIGGRGVISVASHVVGNDMQQMIRAFEQGRHEEAAQIHRALLPLVRALFAQPNPSPIKYAMTKLGFDTLDVRLPMMEMLPEEKAAFDQIWDTYQLKAKEFRALHQKK
- a CDS encoding ribonuclease J, encoding MTKNKNELIRVIPLGGVGEIGKSMYVIEIDEELFVVDSGLMFPEDEMLGIDIVIPDITYLEENKDRVKGIFLTHGHEDAIGSIAYVLKKVKAPVYGSKLTIALAKEHLKELPVPYQVKFFEVTSNSRMNFVTTHVTFFHTTHSIPDSLGIVFHTSEGAIVHTGEFKFDQSATGKFKPNLAKMAMLGEEGVLMLLSESIEAERPGHTTSESVIAEELQKTFHSAPGRIIVALYASNFIRIQQVFSQAAKSYRKVAVVGKSLEKIVDIGVNLGYLEVDEDTLVPVNEIHKYQDDEIIIMATGNKGEPLDALDKIVRKHHRDVKIKNTDTVLITFTPSPSMEVQMYNTMNQLAKAGATVMTSNKKVHVSGHGSAEDLKLMLNFMKPKYFVPIQGEYRMLIAHSKLAQQVGLQKSQIFIADKGDIVEYKNGKVRMTGRVQAGNVLIDGIGVGDVGNIVLRDRKLLSQDGIFIVVVTLNRAQKKIASGPEILSRGFVYVRESEQLMEESADIAREVIEKYVGKDTFEWTNIKQEIRDSLNQYLFQKTKRRPMIIPIIMEY
- a CDS encoding DNA translocase FtsK, which gives rise to MKRKTKNTKAKSKTQPKTKATSQDKELHPLAYEIIGLLLIAFAIIEFFEFGIIGRWTFSIAVFFFGNLHFIVPVLCFLIAGMLMVRRRGVAFNNRIVSGVLFVGASLTIFSHSMLFEQLYAANSLISNSVLKETWRILISTEGIANRSHALGGGMIGGLLFSMLHVLFDAAGAKIAATVIFAIGIILITGKAFVPLLIEKAPKLKGKLQRNNRNSRSRTVQENRSRRTQEQHLAEEAAAEEHVVIMNSPIQEEPVISNFVEHIRNEQMKEPKTEEESVSLEEVNLPNSALEQSYILPSITLLNAPPEQDQSGEYSVIQQNAKKLEQTFSSFGVKAKVTQVHLGPAVTKYEIMPDTGVKVSKIVSLQDDLALALAAKDIRIEAPIPGKSAVGIEVPNSEVAMVTLREVIEAKEQYKLDSKLLVSLGRDVTGQAITAELNKMPHLLVAGSTGSGKSVCINGIIVSIIMRATPTEVRMMMIDPKMVELSVYNGIPHLLAPVVTDARKAAQALQKVVAEMERRYDLFSMSGTRNIEGYNEHINHCNEQAIEHQPKLPYIVVIVDELADLMMVASNEVEDAITRLAQMARAAGIHLIIATQRPSVDVITGIIKANIPSRIAFAVSSAVDSRTILDMGGAERLLGRGDMLYLPAGASKPTRVQGAFVSDKEVGHVIDSVIQQQKAQYEEAMIPTDEPVRNELDETDELFDDAVRLIYEMQTASVSMLQRKFRIGYSRAARIIDQMEQRGIVGPPEGSKPRQVLGNRS
- a CDS encoding GntR family transcriptional regulator, which translates into the protein MTIKADHRHLYLQVIDRLKSDIDKEIYRENEKLPSEFELSKTLGVSRATLREALRLLEEENIIVRRHGVGTFVNPKPLFTSGIEHLSSISSMIENAGMVPGTIFMSAQEENVTEEDIERFQADIDDNVITIERVRTADGEPVVYCVDRVLASLLPSEFIKNQTVSIFSALEQTGNIRVAYAVTYIDPVGYHELVSPILKCGPESALLVLKQLHYDENDRVVLYSKNYFRADKFSFHVVRKRV
- a CDS encoding BMP family protein; this translates as MKKRKLGLLISSVVATGAILAACGSGEDKEKDTSNNNSGSDANTEEAGDAFTVAMVTDVGGVDDKSFNQSAWEGIKDFGAENKLTEKEGYDYLQSNTDADYNTNLNNLLRRDFDLVFGVGFMMGDAIGEVAAENPKAKLALIDAEVEAENVANIMFKEQEGAFLAGVVAASMSETGKVGFVGGVNIPVINRFEAGFVEGAKAVNPDIVIESKYTEAFDDASKGKITANAMYSSGVDIIFHAAGATGNGVFSEAKERKAKDPNANVWVIGVDADQYEEGKVDDKTNITLTSMLKGVNKAVVDISNKAKEGKFPGGTTTVYGLAEDGVGLADSRGAIPQDVLDKVEEYKQKIASGEITVSESVK